A single Saccharolobus shibatae B12 DNA region contains:
- the upsX gene encoding protein UpsX has protein sequence MAIPDFILYQKLDLNFVTKFNCWLKLKDEDSVQLVCNVLRQPSVDINEFGIRMSDNKWIFRKGNFVVMIEDDKETIIRKDENEYVVDYIMYNNNEIYPIYLKGRKYILNGEEYEKYLSYLDKKILIGKRKLTIILGNKRLDVDRGDRVYVSKHSISIIYDSGTKVINNEGIASYFNFKGDYLGFIQSYGNIYRSSEGIIVSSKKGNIGICIDDAYLIGEFSGGLLILCGESLKQYYNTGWREIERNIDSEFLVNSNRNLFGILKNGKLYIFDNNFNKLSIFDNVTSFNFNSKRIYLVSNDRTVGIATLEDNYKPIKVINRNNSIQNPIILQVDENYSHSFNIKNGRVLDIKVVEDKKKIVLIEPFEYSKDSLEISAGNTFFSFTYTIPYTSQLPKIEFSNAKIFAADEGGALIGNPDKNALLMFNIKYSIPTRSQITFTIEALSQIYKFTTMENYGKKSLKIPLTINNLKLSDVQVNVYAHVDDRLVASLEFLAPMEIVRKEANLNRNKIIIINNSVEKEVAIVKNEIFEWKELFEYPLEYKGILFGKVGEKIEVDGEMIIVRDGYDLVKIVKDNGNYIREYLLIGIKNPIKSINAELKGDQLIIKLDMEPNIPFEIFYGPYSFRGISKEVNHIIFQIEPIYNSIKIRAYTHGFTWESQYDLVNIIKLSISMALSEAVAIKEVLSNFGIV, from the coding sequence ATGGCGATTCCTGATTTTATACTTTACCAGAAATTAGATTTAAATTTTGTCACTAAATTCAATTGCTGGCTTAAGTTGAAGGATGAAGATTCAGTCCAGTTAGTATGTAACGTTTTGCGTCAACCCTCAGTTGATATTAATGAATTTGGGATAAGAATGAGTGATAATAAGTGGATTTTCAGAAAGGGCAATTTTGTTGTTATGATTGAGGACGATAAGGAAACGATAATTAGGAAAGATGAAAATGAATATGTAGTAGATTATATTATGTATAACAATAATGAAATTTATCCAATTTATCTAAAAGGAAGAAAATATATTTTGAATGGAGAGGAGTATGAGAAGTATCTGTCTTATTTAGATAAAAAAATTTTGATAGGAAAACGTAAGCTAACCATAATATTAGGAAATAAACGCTTGGACGTTGATCGTGGAGACAGAGTGTACGTTTCAAAGCACTCTATTTCTATAATATATGATAGTGGTACTAAAGTTATTAATAATGAAGGTATTGCGTCATATTTTAATTTTAAGGGAGATTATCTAGGTTTTATTCAATCCTATGGTAATATATATAGATCAAGTGAGGGAATAATAGTCTCTTCTAAAAAGGGAAATATTGGAATATGTATTGATGATGCATACTTAATAGGAGAGTTTTCTGGAGGATTACTAATTCTATGTGGTGAAAGCTTAAAGCAGTACTATAATACTGGTTGGAGGGAGATCGAGAGAAATATAGATTCGGAGTTCCTTGTTAACTCAAATAGAAACTTGTTTGGAATTCTAAAAAACGGAAAACTTTACATTTTTGACAATAATTTTAACAAGTTATCTATTTTTGATAATGTGACTTCATTCAATTTTAACTCTAAAAGGATTTATCTGGTTTCTAATGACAGAACTGTTGGAATAGCTACATTGGAAGACAACTATAAGCCGATCAAAGTTATAAATAGAAACAATAGTATTCAGAATCCAATTATTCTGCAAGTTGACGAAAATTATTCCCACAGTTTTAATATAAAAAACGGCAGGGTGCTAGATATTAAGGTTGTTGAAGATAAAAAGAAAATCGTGCTAATAGAGCCTTTTGAATATAGTAAAGATTCCCTCGAAATCTCTGCTGGAAATACATTCTTCTCTTTTACGTACACTATTCCTTATACTTCTCAACTCCCAAAAATTGAATTCTCAAATGCAAAGATATTTGCAGCAGATGAAGGTGGAGCGTTAATTGGTAATCCAGACAAGAACGCGTTATTAATGTTTAATATAAAGTATTCCATCCCAACTAGATCTCAAATAACATTTACAATAGAAGCTCTAAGTCAAATATATAAGTTTACTACTATGGAAAATTATGGTAAGAAATCACTTAAAATACCACTAACCATTAATAATTTAAAGCTTTCAGATGTTCAAGTCAATGTTTACGCTCATGTAGATGATCGATTAGTTGCGTCATTAGAATTTTTAGCACCTATGGAAATAGTTAGAAAGGAAGCTAATTTAAATAGAAATAAAATCATAATTATAAATAATAGTGTTGAGAAAGAAGTTGCTATAGTAAAAAACGAGATTTTCGAATGGAAGGAGTTATTTGAATATCCTTTAGAATACAAAGGAATACTATTTGGAAAAGTAGGTGAAAAAATAGAAGTTGACGGTGAAATGATAATTGTAAGAGATGGATATGATTTGGTCAAGATTGTCAAAGATAACGGGAATTATATCAGAGAATACTTATTAATTGGCATTAAAAACCCCATTAAGTCAATCAATGCTGAGTTAAAAGGTGATCAACTGATAATAAAATTAGATATGGAACCTAATATTCCTTTCGAAATATTTTATGGGCCTTATTCATTTAGGGGCATATCTAAAGAAGTAAATCACATTATTTTCCAGATAGAGCCTATATATAATTCAATAAAAATTAGAGCCTATACGCACGGTTTTACGTGGGAATCACAATATGATTTAGTTAATATTATAAAGTTATCAATCTCTATGGCTTTAAGTGAAGCAGTGGCTATAAAGGAAGTTTTAAGTAATTTCGGTATTGTGTGA
- a CDS encoding type II/IV secretion system ATPase subunit — MNILQEYSVLNAKVIIYEDNGIGYYKVSEPSLDQKEIELLNSILEYIYSTPSISNIEETVVKILKSKGITDQGIIEKLIYYLRKRLGYDELTVPLADPYVEEVECKGFSYPVTVVHRIVTRFPRLYTNIVFEQEDHVLKVIEKLANKADKPVSIAKPYLEFSLPEGHRVAATVSREVSLPGSTFDIRKFPLKPISPILLIKNESISSLMLAYIWFLLDYKPFFLVIGSTGSGKTTLLNSILSMVNPFFKVITIEDTPEINIVHDNWIRFFARQSISSQFEVSLMDLARLSLRYRPDYLVIGEIRGKEIEALVHASASGHGSLATFHAGNPHEALTRLISLLNKDVAKLFLQNLWGIIVLGTLRDRNGNIRRIIRLIYEIVYVKGKLRFKPVLKWSFSSNTFLPNNVNDLVKKSYRINYISKTYEIPISEIAEEINNRVKILDKLVNNEVLDLEDFSSYLKKITQGGQVETKAI; from the coding sequence ATGAATATTCTTCAAGAGTATTCTGTTCTAAATGCTAAAGTCATTATATATGAGGATAATGGAATTGGCTATTATAAAGTAAGCGAACCTAGCCTAGATCAGAAGGAAATTGAACTACTTAATTCTATATTAGAGTATATCTATTCGACTCCTAGTATATCTAATATAGAAGAGACAGTAGTCAAGATACTTAAGAGTAAAGGTATTACTGATCAAGGTATTATAGAAAAACTGATCTATTACTTGAGAAAAAGGCTAGGTTATGATGAGCTAACTGTTCCCTTAGCGGATCCTTATGTTGAAGAAGTAGAATGCAAAGGATTCTCATACCCTGTAACTGTAGTTCATAGAATTGTTACGAGATTCCCAAGATTGTATACTAATATAGTCTTTGAGCAAGAGGATCACGTTCTAAAGGTTATTGAAAAGCTTGCAAACAAGGCGGATAAACCAGTCAGTATTGCCAAGCCATACCTTGAATTTTCCCTACCTGAGGGCCATAGAGTTGCTGCCACGGTATCTCGTGAGGTTTCATTACCTGGTTCTACATTTGATATAAGGAAATTTCCTTTAAAGCCAATAAGTCCTATATTATTGATTAAAAACGAATCGATAAGTTCGCTAATGTTAGCTTATATTTGGTTTTTATTGGATTACAAACCTTTCTTTTTAGTCATAGGTTCTACCGGATCTGGAAAGACTACCTTACTTAACTCGATACTCAGTATGGTTAACCCTTTCTTTAAGGTAATTACGATTGAGGATACTCCAGAAATAAACATAGTTCATGATAACTGGATAAGGTTTTTTGCTAGACAATCAATCTCTTCCCAATTTGAAGTATCGTTGATGGATTTAGCCAGACTATCATTAAGATATAGGCCGGATTACTTAGTTATAGGTGAGATTCGAGGCAAGGAGATAGAGGCATTGGTTCATGCCTCAGCTTCTGGGCATGGTTCGTTAGCCACATTTCATGCAGGCAATCCACATGAGGCTCTAACTAGATTAATTAGCCTTTTAAATAAGGATGTTGCTAAATTGTTTTTACAAAATCTATGGGGGATTATAGTTTTAGGAACATTAAGAGATCGTAATGGGAATATAAGGCGCATTATAAGGTTGATTTATGAAATAGTTTACGTTAAAGGTAAACTAAGATTCAAACCAGTGTTAAAATGGTCTTTCTCCTCTAACACATTTTTACCTAACAATGTTAATGATTTAGTTAAAAAGTCCTATAGGATCAATTATATATCAAAGACATATGAAATACCAATTTCAGAAATAGCAGAGGAGATTAATAATAGAGTTAAAATCCTTGATAAGTTAGTAAATAATGAGGTTCTAGATCTGGAAGATTTCAGTAGTTATCTAAAGAAAATAACCCAAGGTGGTCAAGTTGAGACAAAGGCTATTTGA